A genomic segment from candidate division TA06 bacterium encodes:
- a CDS encoding helix-turn-helix domain-containing protein, which translates to MIEQGVKVTEIARELNRSREWVYKWEARWRTG; encoded by the coding sequence TTGATCGAGCAAGGTGTCAAAGTAACTGAAATAGCACGGGAACTTAACAGATCACGGGAGTGGGTCTATAAATGGGAAGCTCGCTGGAGGACCGGT
- a CDS encoding four helix bundle protein, with amino-acid sequence MTEKVKPYTELNVWKKSRELTNFIYTLTKSFPAQELYGLTSQIRRCSVSVPSNIAEGSGRNHAKDSIQFFHIARGSLYELETQAYLAFDQKYINNKDLDSALQMITECKKLINGYIRYFRTLT; translated from the coding sequence ATGACAGAAAAAGTAAAACCGTATACAGAACTGAACGTTTGGAAAAAATCCCGGGAACTGACGAATTTTATCTATACACTGACCAAATCATTTCCTGCTCAAGAACTGTATGGGCTGACAAGCCAGATTAGGAGATGCTCAGTATCAGTGCCGTCAAATATCGCTGAAGGCTCGGGCAGAAATCACGCCAAAGATTCCATACAATTTTTCCATATCGCACGTGGTTCATTGTATGAGCTGGAAACGCAGGCATATTTGGCTTTTGACCAGAAATATATCAATAATAAAGACTTGGATTCTGCTTTACAAATGATAACTGAATGTAAAAAGTTGATAAACGGGTACATCAGGTATTTTAGGACACTGACCTAA
- the gatE gene encoding Glu-tRNA(Gln) amidotransferase subunit GatE gives MSAKFDPQNNYRTTLASAGYVPIKEAAQADYDRIGFMSGLEVHQQLLTEQKLFCRCPAGQFQKPEDYDAEIIRHMRPTLSELGEYDGTALMEFKTRKNIVYHISNRTACTYDVDDTPPFPLNRQALEIAIEIALLSRLKVVGEVHIARKQYLDGSIPTGFQRTAIIGVEGVIPLKHKKVRLIQLSLEEDSCREVSDIGHVRVYRTDRLGMPLIETVTYPDMKNPDEVKEACDYIRFLNRSAGKVRTGIGAARQDVNVSCRGGTRVELKGVSHTKWIPLLTHNECFRQWALLKIRDLLKNKVKQQKEWNIRSEPLKSIAGKLESSCFKELVNNGHKALAVNLQGFEGILSHFTQPKKCFADEISDRLKVVACIEKPNMTSSEAMEPMFPAKDWDQIRTLLKAAPDDAQMIFWGPEEDIKTALETIEERCRMAFTGVPNETRKTFEDGTTVFERVLPGADRMYPDTDSKPIPLEDAQIDEIRKSVPTEVADRYRQLKDWGVPEDCYTYIFVRNLYPVIEKIVTGLGQNPKTVGGVFGHLLKNIEGHYKKSPDFTYDRIYDLYKYVVGSKLDGEIIKTMLPVVYQYPKMDFDSVLVNLDFKRFSREEIASKIQFLRDKYKSIKTSKSPEAGKHWIMGQLRKPALGNIGLKELRNIADGCY, from the coding sequence CCGGCCGGGCAGTTCCAAAAGCCAGAGGACTACGACGCCGAGATCATCCGTCACATGCGCCCCACCCTCTCGGAACTGGGGGAATACGACGGCACCGCCCTGATGGAGTTCAAGACCCGCAAAAACATCGTCTACCACATCAGCAACCGGACCGCCTGCACCTACGATGTGGACGACACCCCGCCCTTCCCCCTGAACCGCCAGGCGCTGGAGATCGCCATCGAGATAGCCCTGCTTTCCCGGTTGAAAGTAGTGGGCGAGGTCCACATCGCCCGCAAGCAATACCTGGATGGCAGCATCCCCACCGGATTCCAGCGCACCGCCATCATCGGGGTGGAGGGAGTGATCCCTCTAAAACACAAAAAGGTCCGCCTGATCCAACTGTCGCTGGAGGAGGACTCCTGCCGCGAGGTCTCGGACATCGGCCATGTCCGGGTCTACCGCACCGACCGGCTGGGGATGCCGCTGATAGAGACTGTGACCTATCCCGACATGAAGAACCCGGACGAAGTAAAGGAAGCCTGCGATTACATCCGCTTCCTGAACCGCAGCGCCGGCAAGGTCCGCACCGGGATCGGGGCGGCTCGCCAGGACGTCAATGTCTCCTGCCGGGGCGGCACCCGGGTGGAGCTGAAAGGCGTCTCCCACACCAAGTGGATACCGCTGTTGACCCACAACGAATGCTTCCGCCAGTGGGCATTGCTCAAGATTCGCGACCTGCTAAAGAACAAGGTGAAGCAGCAGAAGGAATGGAATATCAGATCCGAGCCCCTCAAATCAATTGCCGGAAAGCTGGAGAGCAGTTGTTTCAAGGAACTGGTAAACAACGGCCACAAGGCGCTGGCGGTGAACCTGCAAGGCTTTGAAGGCATCCTGTCGCATTTCACCCAGCCTAAGAAATGCTTTGCCGACGAGATCTCGGACCGGCTGAAGGTGGTGGCCTGCATCGAGAAACCCAACATGACCAGCTCCGAAGCAATGGAGCCGATGTTCCCGGCCAAGGACTGGGATCAGATCCGCACCCTGCTTAAGGCGGCGCCCGATGACGCCCAGATGATCTTCTGGGGGCCGGAGGAGGACATCAAGACCGCCCTGGAGACCATTGAGGAGCGCTGCCGGATGGCCTTTACCGGCGTGCCCAACGAAACCAGGAAGACATTCGAGGACGGTACCACGGTGTTCGAGCGGGTGCTGCCCGGGGCCGACCGGATGTATCCCGACACCGATTCCAAACCCATCCCGCTGGAGGATGCTCAAATCGACGAGATCAGAAAATCAGTGCCCACCGAAGTGGCGGACCGCTACCGGCAGTTAAAAGATTGGGGAGTGCCGGAGGACTGCTATACCTACATCTTCGTCCGCAACCTGTATCCGGTGATCGAGAAGATAGTAACCGGGCTGGGGCAGAACCCCAAAACCGTGGGCGGTGTTTTCGGGCATCTTTTGAAGAACATCGAGGGGCATTATAAAAAATCCCCGGACTTCACTTATGACCGCATCTACGACCTCTATAAATACGTGGTCGGCAGCAAGCTGGATGGTGAGATAATCAAAACCATGCTGCCGGTGGTTTACCAGTATCCCAAGATGGATTTTGACTCGGTGCTGGTGAATCTTGATTTCAAGCGGTTCTCCCGGGAAGAGATCGCTTCAAAAATACAATTCCTTCGTGATAAATATAAAAGCATCAAGACCTCTAAATCCCCGGAAGCCGGGAAACACTGGATCATGGGGCAGTTGCGCAAACCGGCGCTGGGGAACATCGGCCTCAAGGAACTTCGAAATATAGCTGATGGTTGCTACTAG